From Enterococcus wangshanyuanii, the proteins below share one genomic window:
- a CDS encoding PTS lactose/cellobiose transporter subunit IIA: MEQQNLEAVMGLIMFGGNAKSDAMEAIAAAKAGDFELADQKVKDAEESLVQAHHAQTGMLTQEAQGNHMEVTLLTVHSQDHLMTSIAFTDLAKEIIDLYRRMDNK; encoded by the coding sequence ATGGAACAACAAAATTTAGAAGCAGTTATGGGTTTGATCATGTTTGGTGGAAATGCTAAAAGCGATGCAATGGAAGCGATCGCAGCAGCGAAAGCTGGTGACTTCGAGTTAGCAGATCAAAAAGTGAAGGATGCAGAAGAATCTTTAGTACAAGCTCACCATGCGCAAACAGGAATGCTGACACAAGAAGCACAAGGAAACCACATGGAAGTTACATTATTAACAGTTCACAGCCAAGATCACTTGATGACATCGATTGCGTTCACTGACTTGGCAAAAGAAATCATCGACTTATATCGTCGTATGGACAACAAATAG
- a CDS encoding PTS sugar transporter subunit IIB: protein MAQKTIMLVCSAGMSTSLLVTKMQKAAEERGMEADIFAVSASDADNNLEAKDVNVLLLGPQVRFMKSQFEQKLEPKGIPLDVINMSDYGMMNGEKVLDQAISLMEK, encoded by the coding sequence ATGGCTCAAAAAACAATTATGTTAGTTTGCTCAGCAGGAATGAGCACAAGTTTACTAGTAACAAAAATGCAAAAAGCAGCAGAAGAACGTGGGATGGAAGCGGATATCTTTGCGGTTTCAGCATCAGATGCAGATAACAATTTAGAAGCAAAAGATGTGAACGTCTTATTATTAGGCCCGCAAGTTCGTTTCATGAAATCACAATTTGAACAAAAATTAGAACCAAAAGGAATTCCGTTAGATGTGATCAACATGTCAGATTACGGTATGATGAATGGCGAAAAAGTGTTAGACCAAGCAATTTCTTTAATGGAAAAATAA